In the Rhea pennata isolate bPtePen1 chromosome 25, bPtePen1.pri, whole genome shotgun sequence genome, one interval contains:
- the UBE2T gene encoding ubiquitin-conjugating enzyme E2 T isoform X2 encodes MGPGGGLGWPPGPVLWFGIMQRASRLKRELSLLTTEPPPGITCWQSENQLDELRAQILGGADTPYDKGIFNLEIVVPERYPFEPPKIRFLTPIYHPNIDSAGRICLDVLKLPPKGAWRPSLNISTLLTSIQLLMAEPNPDDPLMADISSEYKYNKQLFLTNAKEWTKKYASQQKRQQEQDN; translated from the exons ATGGGCCCTGGCGGGGGGCTCGGCTGGCCACCAGGGCCAGTGCTTTGGTTTGG CATAATGCAGAGAGCATCGCGACTGAAGAGGGAGCTCTCACTCTTGACCACGGAGCCACCTCCGGGCATTACCTGCTGGCAAAGTGAAAACCAGCTAGATGAGCTACGAGCTC aaattttggGAGGTGCAGACACGCCATATGACAAAGGAATATTCAACCTGGAAATAGTTGTTCCTGAAAG ATACCCATTTGAGCCCCCAAAGATTCGCTTTTTGACTCCTATCTATCATCCTAACATTGATTCTGCTGGAAGGATTTGCCTGGATGTTCTTAAATTACCACCAAAG GGTGCATGGAGGCCTTCCCTGAATATCTCCACGCTGCTGACCTCCATACAGCTGTTGATGGCAGAGCCCAACCCTGATGACCCTCTCATGGCAGATATA TCCTCAGAGTATAAGTACAACAAGCAACTGTTCTTGACAAATGCCAAAGAGTGGACTAAGAAATATGCAAGCCAGCAAAAGAGG cagcaggagcaggataATTAA
- the UBE2T gene encoding ubiquitin-conjugating enzyme E2 T isoform X1 — translation MGPGGGLGWPPGPVLWFGIMQRASRLKRELSLLTTEPPPGITCWQSENQLDELRAQILGGADTPYDKGIFNLEIVVPERYPFEPPKIRFLTPIYHPNIDSAGRICLDVLKLPPKGAWRPSLNISTLLTSIQLLMAEPNPDDPLMADISSEYKYNKQLFLTNAKEWTKKYASQQKRASKALEEEINQSETSTKESIPQKRKGSNIFKKEKKSRLDS, via the exons ATGGGCCCTGGCGGGGGGCTCGGCTGGCCACCAGGGCCAGTGCTTTGGTTTGG CATAATGCAGAGAGCATCGCGACTGAAGAGGGAGCTCTCACTCTTGACCACGGAGCCACCTCCGGGCATTACCTGCTGGCAAAGTGAAAACCAGCTAGATGAGCTACGAGCTC aaattttggGAGGTGCAGACACGCCATATGACAAAGGAATATTCAACCTGGAAATAGTTGTTCCTGAAAG ATACCCATTTGAGCCCCCAAAGATTCGCTTTTTGACTCCTATCTATCATCCTAACATTGATTCTGCTGGAAGGATTTGCCTGGATGTTCTTAAATTACCACCAAAG GGTGCATGGAGGCCTTCCCTGAATATCTCCACGCTGCTGACCTCCATACAGCTGTTGATGGCAGAGCCCAACCCTGATGACCCTCTCATGGCAGATATA TCCTCAGAGTATAAGTACAACAAGCAACTGTTCTTGACAAATGCCAAAGAGTGGACTAAGAAATATGCAAGCCAGCAAAAGAGG GCTTCCAAGGCTTTGGAAGAGGAAATAAACCAAAGTGAAACAAGTACCAAAGAATCTAtcccacagaaaagaaaagggagtaATATCTtcaagaaggagaagaaatctCGCCTAGATTCCTAA